The Vibrio orientalis CIP 102891 = ATCC 33934 genome window below encodes:
- a CDS encoding type II secretion system protein N, with protein sequence MKKIILSGLFLGGVLSTSALVHLPAQFVVQYAPLPNQLSLAGVEGTIWQGSAQQVVWNGQNFGQLNWQLSPSQLFTAKLEAKVRFGRGSDIQLQGRGVVGYALNGPYAENVLASMPVASLLEVAPSLPVPLELNGQVELSLRSYSYAAPFCQAAEGSLVWNTDVIGSPLADLATGPIVAQFNCQESKIDVSVEQNSDQVVSNASVTLESNRNYVATAWFKPQSEFPTELAQQLKWLPNQADSEGKFPFTYRGRL encoded by the coding sequence GTGAAAAAAATCATTCTATCTGGCCTGTTTCTCGGTGGTGTATTGTCGACCAGTGCCTTGGTGCATCTGCCTGCTCAATTTGTGGTGCAATACGCACCGCTGCCGAATCAGCTTAGCTTAGCTGGGGTAGAAGGGACGATATGGCAAGGCTCAGCTCAGCAAGTAGTCTGGAATGGACAAAACTTTGGCCAGTTGAACTGGCAACTAAGTCCAAGCCAGCTGTTTACGGCTAAGCTTGAGGCTAAAGTCCGTTTTGGTCGCGGTAGTGATATTCAACTACAAGGGCGAGGAGTGGTTGGCTATGCTTTAAACGGCCCTTATGCCGAGAATGTACTCGCTTCGATGCCTGTGGCTTCTTTGCTTGAAGTCGCGCCTAGCTTGCCAGTGCCTCTAGAACTCAATGGTCAAGTTGAGCTGAGCTTACGTTCTTACTCTTATGCAGCTCCGTTCTGTCAGGCGGCTGAAGGGAGTTTGGTCTGGAATACCGATGTGATTGGTTCGCCACTTGCTGACTTGGCGACAGGGCCGATTGTCGCCCAGTTCAATTGCCAAGAGAGCAAGATTGATGTTTCTGTGGAGCAAAATAGCGATCAGGTTGTGAGTAATGCGAGCGTGACGTTAGAGTCAAACCGCAACTATGTCGCGACCGCGTGGTTTAAGCCGCAAAGTGAATTTCCGACTGAGTTAGCACAGCAGCTGAAGTGGTTGCCGAATCAAGCAGACTCGGAAGGCAAGTTCCCATTCACTTATCGTGGGCGTTTGTAA
- the envZ gene encoding two-component system sensor histidine kinase EnvZ — protein sequence MRIRSSFTQSIIIFLTLLIASQVYSYYAVFNYALMPSLQQFNKILGHEINLMLDDSKSMDDELEMDAPLRRRVLEQLGVTIHAKDSPMADEYYHAVTIDLMSEEMTHELGSPTDVRMMLGSDSYVLWMQIESLPDSLLRIPLSELQEEDFTPLFRNSLIMALLIVAGGWLFIRLQNRPLIALEKAAKGVGRGEIPPPLPEKGPSEIRSVTRAFNQMSKGIQALEEDRALLMAGISHDLRTPLTRIRLATEMMSPEDSYLAEGIIGDTEECNEIISQFMDYLKPVNKDSFIPVDLNDIANDVASSEGGYEVQIETELHQPLKETIGSPIAIKRAVSNLVTNAIRYGNDWIKVSTGITADNKLVWVCIEDNGPGIEQSQIGKLFEPFTRGDTARGSEGTGLGLAIVKRIVSQHNGSVIVNNRSGGGLKVQISFPASK from the coding sequence ATGCGCATCCGCAGCTCATTTACTCAATCCATCATCATCTTTCTGACGTTACTGATTGCCAGTCAGGTTTACTCTTACTATGCCGTCTTTAACTATGCATTAATGCCGAGTTTGCAGCAGTTCAATAAGATCCTTGGCCACGAAATCAACTTAATGCTTGATGACTCCAAGTCAATGGATGATGAGCTAGAAATGGATGCGCCACTGCGCCGTCGTGTACTTGAGCAACTAGGGGTGACCATTCACGCCAAAGACAGCCCAATGGCAGACGAGTACTACCACGCAGTAACCATCGACCTGATGAGTGAAGAGATGACCCATGAGCTCGGTTCACCCACTGATGTGCGTATGATGCTTGGCAGTGACAGCTATGTATTGTGGATGCAGATTGAGTCACTACCCGATTCACTGCTGCGTATCCCTCTTTCTGAGCTACAAGAAGAGGACTTTACCCCGCTATTTCGCAATAGCTTAATCATGGCACTCTTGATTGTTGCTGGTGGTTGGCTGTTTATCCGCTTGCAAAATCGCCCACTGATCGCGCTAGAAAAAGCCGCTAAGGGCGTCGGACGAGGCGAGATTCCACCACCGCTACCAGAAAAAGGCCCTTCAGAAATACGCTCAGTGACTCGCGCTTTCAATCAGATGTCGAAAGGTATTCAAGCCCTTGAGGAAGACCGCGCGTTATTAATGGCGGGAATTAGCCATGACCTACGCACTCCCTTGACGCGTATTCGCTTAGCGACAGAGATGATGTCGCCGGAAGACAGTTATCTCGCCGAAGGGATTATTGGTGATACCGAAGAGTGTAATGAAATCATCAGTCAATTTATGGACTACCTTAAGCCAGTCAACAAAGACTCTTTCATTCCCGTCGATCTTAATGATATTGCCAATGATGTCGCTTCCTCTGAGGGAGGCTATGAAGTTCAGATTGAAACTGAGCTCCACCAGCCACTCAAAGAGACAATTGGTAGCCCAATTGCGATTAAACGAGCTGTTAGCAACTTAGTGACCAACGCGATTCGCTATGGTAATGACTGGATTAAAGTCAGTACTGGCATCACCGCCGACAACAAATTGGTGTGGGTCTGTATTGAAGATAACGGTCCTGGTATTGAACAGAGCCAGATTGGCAAACTGTTTGAACCCTTTACTCGTGGCGATACTGCGCGAGGCAGTGAAGGCACCGGATTAGGTCTGGCTATCGTTAAACGCATTGTCAGCCAACATAATGGCTCTGTGATCGTAAACAATCGCAGTGGCGGCGGATTAAAAGTACAAATCAGCTTCCCAGCCAGTAAATAA
- a CDS encoding type II secretion system protein M: MNNLLASLQTWWQSISQREQRLMVACTMLVLVGGLYWGIVQPVANRADNALMRIQSEKQLLTWVKDKADEIAVLKGQGGKSVSGLPINQAVSSSVKRFKVELIRVQPRGDEFQVWVAPMPFNQFMNWVTFLQETYGIGVVFLDLDKGDQEGMVEINRLQFGRG; the protein is encoded by the coding sequence ATGAATAATTTATTAGCCTCCTTGCAGACATGGTGGCAGAGTATTTCTCAACGTGAACAGCGCCTAATGGTTGCCTGTACAATGCTCGTGTTAGTCGGTGGCCTCTACTGGGGGATCGTTCAGCCAGTAGCCAACCGGGCGGACAACGCCCTGATGCGGATTCAAAGTGAAAAGCAACTGCTTACTTGGGTCAAGGATAAAGCGGATGAGATCGCTGTGCTAAAAGGTCAAGGAGGCAAGAGCGTCTCTGGTTTGCCTATCAACCAAGCGGTGTCATCCAGTGTTAAGCGTTTTAAGGTTGAATTGATTCGCGTCCAGCCACGCGGTGATGAATTTCAAGTTTGGGTCGCACCAATGCCTTTCAATCAGTTTATGAACTGGGTAACGTTTTTGCAGGAAACTTATGGGATTGGTGTGGTGTTCCTTGACCTTGATAAAGGGGATCAAGAAGGCATGGTAGAAATCAATCGACTGCAATTTGGCAGAGGGTAG
- the ompR gene encoding two-component system response regulator OmpR, which yields MQENHKILVVDDDARLRALLERYLSEQGFQVRSVANSEQMDRLLTRETFHLMVLDLMLPGEDGLSICRRLRNANSTLPILMLTAKGDEIDRIVGLEVGADDYLPKPFNPRELLARIKAVLRRQTTELPGAPSSEESVVEFGDFRLNLGTREMFRDDEAMPLTSGEFAVLKALVTNAREPMSRDKLMNMARGREYSAMERSIDVQISRLRRMLEVDPSKPRYIQTVWGLGYVFVPDGKEA from the coding sequence ATGCAAGAAAATCACAAAATCTTAGTTGTCGATGATGATGCGCGACTTCGTGCACTACTAGAACGTTACTTGTCTGAACAAGGGTTCCAAGTTCGCAGTGTCGCTAACAGTGAGCAGATGGACCGCCTGCTAACACGTGAGACTTTCCACTTGATGGTATTAGATTTAATGCTGCCAGGTGAAGATGGCCTATCAATCTGTCGCCGTCTACGTAATGCAAACAGCACCCTTCCGATCCTCATGCTGACCGCTAAAGGGGATGAGATTGACCGTATTGTTGGTCTTGAAGTGGGTGCAGACGACTACCTACCAAAACCATTTAACCCGCGTGAGCTGTTAGCTCGTATTAAAGCAGTACTGCGCCGCCAAACAACCGAACTGCCTGGCGCACCAAGCAGTGAAGAGTCTGTGGTTGAGTTTGGTGACTTCCGCTTAAACCTAGGCACGCGTGAAATGTTCCGTGACGATGAAGCAATGCCGCTTACATCGGGTGAATTTGCAGTTCTAAAAGCACTCGTCACCAATGCTCGTGAGCCAATGTCGCGTGATAAATTGATGAACATGGCGCGTGGCCGAGAATACTCAGCAATGGAACGTTCGATTGACGTGCAAATCTCTCGCTTACGCCGCATGCTTGAGGTTGACCCAAGCAAACCTCGCTATATTCAAACGGTTTGGGGTTTAGGTTACGTCTTTGTCCCGGACGGCAAAGAAGCTTAA